The stretch of DNA GGGTATTTCTGATGTGCCCACGCATACacgtattttaatttttattctaagGCGTGGCCCCTTGTTAAAGCAACCTCGACCACCACTACCTACATATATATTGCACATTTTGGGGGTAGATCCCTTATGCTAAGTATGGACCAAGAACCAGGATTTTCTGTTTTTCGACTGGAATTTTAAGAGTCGTGGCAACGTTTCTAGAATcggaaaaaatagaaaagcaacAAAACTGTCGCCATGATCTCTCCGTGGTGCTGAAGCAGCGCTCCTTTGCCCTGTACTGTCACAGGCTATAGCATTTCCCTTTAGCCTTTACATTTAACATCCTAATAGTAAACGCTTTTGATTCTCAATTAAATTTCCGTTAATTGAATGATGTGCAAAATTGGGACACGATCTTCAATCTCTTAGTTTTCATATAGGATAGCTAGcatttaaaacctttttattttagaccAGAATTGTAATTTAGTCATTTGTTCTTGTATTGATTGTGCCTTGGGGTGAAAACAGGGCTGCATCGGAAACCTGTGCTTACGGTGGGTTTGGGCTTAAGGCCGGCACCCGGATCtcggaactacatttcccagaaccACAGGCGCGCCTTCTGTGAGGCCGCGCATGCTTACTGGAGACACGAAGCCGTAGCTTCCGGCTAGTCGCGTGGTCGCGAGCCGGTGACCGGAAGGTAAGTGTTGAGTCTCCCCGGTGGGCTGCTTTGAGTCATTTAGAGGAATGAGCAAATGCAGGGAGACTAAATGACTACCTCCTAGCCCGGTACTTAAAGGCTTTAAGTGTGTGAAGTGGGACTTAGGACAACGCATGTGGTGTCGTGCCTGGGACTTCTTGGAACTAAGAAAGTCCCACCAGCGGGGCTTAGATTCTGCAGCTGGCTTAGAGGGCCTCTGCTGCACCAGAATTGCTCAAATACAAACAATAGTAGTAGCCCAGTAAAGGTGGTGTGGGAGAAAGGCGTGGCGGAAACTAGCAGTTTATTTTGGGCTTTGCTTTACGCAATACTTTTCAGAGTTAATGATCGTAGCGCGTCTTGAACCCTTTATCAAGGGGAAATGTGTATccacctctcccccccccccccctttaaactTCAAAGTTTCATGCCTTTGAGGCTATTTTAGGATGGATGCTTAGTGCACCCAGGAATTCCCTTTGTGGGTATTTGGTCACCGTTGCATACCTGTCTACCTTCTGAATTTCACTGATAAACCTAGTGTGCTGGGCCAAGAGTCTTGGGGTCGTcccttttaaaacaaatatgcCTCATGACTGCGTTGATCTTCTCATGCTTAGATAGAGCTAAACTGGGATACTTACCTTGAAAACCCTTTTATTTTGGCAGTTTGAACTTTGAGGTCCagagaaaggaatttttttttttttaatcgacTATTTTGAAAAAGCTGTCATACTTTTAACCCTGCACCTAGAGTTAACTATTCCTTGTGCTCTGCATTTATGACAGATCTTGCTGTTTGAGTTACAACATAATTTGTATTTCCAGGCATTTGTGGCATTGTCCTGGCTCAGATATACCATTGGAGTTTGCAGTTTTTACTTGTCAATGTATCCACAACATGTAGCTGAGTTCCTAATAACATGTCTAGTTATGGATGGTACTGGGTAAATGTATTCTATCTATAGCCTCAAATATTGTTCAGAGGATGTTTTAGCAGCTAGTAATTTAGCAGCTAGGACTATTCATGTTTATAGTGTTTTTCCTTCTTGAACAAGCATTCTTCTGTCAGCTTTCAGGCCTAAATCTAGTGCTTGAAATAGACAACTctgattgtttttttcttaagGTACTCCTTACTAGATTATTAAGATTATCAAGAATGTAAGTTCTAGCAAAAAACAGGACTAGTATTTTGATCAGTATCAAGAcaagtttgttcatttttgtgtcTTCATGTCAGGTTACAGAAACTTTGAATATCATTAGATGATCACAGGAAGAATCATGACCTAGAGCTGAGGTCTTTATATTGGGAAGTACTTAAAACAAGGTTCAAACTCATCATTTTCCAAATTCTTTAATAGTTGAGCTTAATGCCCACAAATGGGGGCGGGGGAGCCAAAACAAAACACCGCAGTTTGTAAGTCTTTTCAAAATGGCACTGACTACTTTGACAAAATCCACATTTCAGGTAGTCCCCTCCCTCAATTGTTGCATTTGAGAATATCAACTTAGAAATTTAAGTGGTGTATGGATACTTAATGTGACATAGAAAAAATTAGGAAGGACCAGTGAAATCCTTCCCCTATGTTCTGTGGGCTTTTCAAGTCAGTTGTacttaaaaggagagagagataaagaattGGATTGTCCTAAATTCCATGGAAGGAGACAggttaaaaaaatcttaagaaggagaaagagggaaaggaagcttctTGGGTATGACACCATTTGCAAGGTCACAACGCACACCCCACCGAAGGGCAGACCTTTTCTTCTCAGTTGGTACTAGGTAATTGTTTGGAACATAAACATGTTGAGGCTTGGCCTGGGGTTCTGTTCTGGAAAGCATTTGTCCTCGGACACTCCAGCGAAGCTCCTTCCTATGATCTTCACCAGGAAACCGCATTGAATCCCAGTCCCTTTTGTACTCAAAATATCTGGCCACCCGGTCTATCTTGCCCCGGTTTCGGCTTAACTGATCCAGCCTGGGGAGAATAAAGGACTTGGGTCTGCTGGCAACAATCAAGTCTTGTTCATAAACAGGAGGTCCCATTTCTTCTCTTCGTAGATAGCAAATGAGCTGATGATCTTCTTGTGAAATTCCTTGGTACTCATGTGGTAGGTTATATTTTTGTGAAGCATCACTTGGGGATTCTGTGCCTTCTTGAAATTGTAGGTTCATCAGCCTGTGTCTTAAGTTCCAGAGGTCCAAGTCACTTTCTGTACCCGATTCGGATTCACTGATAATAGACTCATCTGTcactagtacttccccatctggctttCTGCGCAGAACCTTTCTCTTCATCACTGGCTTTCTGCATTTTTGGGAAGCCTCTGAAACAGTTGATGAAGTGACGCGGCTTCTTATATGTGGGTAGTGCAGTTGCACAGGAAGAGCAGGTCTCTTTCCTGGTGTCACAGAGGCTTTACTGTAGGGATCATACTGGCTAGCCTTGGCTTCTCTCCTAATATCTCCTTCGCCCTGCCCTGCACAGATATGTGTAAAAGCTGTAGCAGCAGCTAACATCCGTTCTTCTGGATCCATATTGGCCCATTTTTGTCCACCGGGTCTTATCAGTTGTTCCATTGCTTCTTCTACATTATAAGGCTGTCTATAAAAGATAACACTAGTCAGTTTCCACCTCATTAATTGCCCATTCTTGTCTCAGTTTTATAGTCAATTGAAAGTACAAAGCAATAATAAATTCAATAGTTATGGTAGAGATGTATCTATTACTTGCTCTCATGTCTACTGTTTTCTTTCACTGCCTATTGCTTTGTCACATGTGGCTCCTGTGATGTGGGCTGAGTTCTGGCATATGGAAAGCTTGAGACTACATGTAATTGAGCATGATGCTTGGTGAACAATAACAACATGTTTAGAGGATGCTTTATGTATATGGCATTACTCTCATATGGTTATTAATCCATATAATTCTTGCATTTTAGGATTCTTTTTCACAGGAAGCTGCAAGAAGTTAACTTGCCCAAAAGTACACAGTTGGTAAGTACCAGAGCTGTAACTGTACCTTAGCAGTCGGAATCAGACATCAAAGAAGCAGCATGATggggtgtgcacacatacaacacacatgtgtatacatatactcTAAGACAAATCTGTCCTAATAAAAATAACTATCCAAATCAACTACCAGAACACGCAGTGGTTGATTTCCTGACTGGATTGAAGGTAGTTATCAATTGTCTGCTACTTTGCTTccctacttttttttctcttcaaattgaAAAATACATGCTTATAGTTTTAAAGGATAAGTGAGTTTTCCACTCCATCCACAGTGGTATACCATCAAACTTTCCCATCCTTGTAGACCATTCCACAATTAACTGTTCTCAAACACTTGAACTTGTGTTAGTTAGCAATGCCTTTCCCCAAGGAATATAGCTTAGTGACTGAGTGACTGCCTAGAATAATACAAGAGGTTCTAGTATTAGAATTCCTAGTGTTATCAGTCCGTGTGTCATCGTCCCTGCCTCTGTAGGCTTTTTAtgataatttaataatataaggcACTTTTCCATATTTCTGCTAGTAATATTAGTGCCACTTATAAGATTTAAATGTTTAATCTATCATAAATAAACTCCACTTAGTCATAATTGGCCTTAGAATGAATATAGAAATGCTAACCAAGTAACTACAAGTTACAGATTAGTTAGAACCACCTCGGTGTTGAGACTGGTATTGTTGCCCTTTGGTTACTGAAATACACCAGAAATTTCAACTCCCAGATCCAAATTATGTCAGACTAACTCTTGTATAACCGTTATAGAAATCTTTTATGAACACATGAAATTGTTTATAAAAAAGCCAGTAATACCTTTTTTCTGCCATTACAACTGCTTAAAGTAAGAAAAATTTGTCTCCACGTTCTACTTCCAATGTGAAATATAATCATTGATTGTATTTCTTCAATTAAGATAGCTTCTATTGTGCcacctttaaaacaaaacagaacattaGATAACAATATATAGGCCACTTACTTGAAATATaagacaatagaaacagaagcagtcatAAGTAGCCCATATAAATAATTCTTACTATTAAAAATACTGGACAAATGTACTGAGAAATCAAGAGGAAATGTTATAGGGAGAAAACTGGTCTACATGAATCCTCATCTTGGTTAGTAAGGAATAGAGAAATGAAATTGAGGCATTtccctaaattttaaaaaaataaggtgaatttttcacttttcttttgtgAAAGTGGCcagataaaataaatgtaaaagaacagcgatgagctgggtggtggtggcacatgcctttaatcctagacagaagcaggcagatctctgtgagttcaaggccagcctggggtacagagtaagttcctggacaggctccaaaaccaaaaaccaaaaaccaaaaaccaaaaccaaaaccaaaaaaccagtgATGAATCCATAATAATAAAACTGGTGTCTTTGGGCACCATGGGCAAGCAGAACATACACttctaacatcaaattaaatcttaagtgttttttgttttcgtGAGGTATCTTGTTCTGaacctctggctggcctggaacttgtggtcttcctgtgtgtgcctcccaagtactgggaccaTAAGactgcactaccatgcccagcttcaatGCTGTTTAATCATGTTATACTGTCCTATCCAAAGGAACCAGCACTGAAACTGATTGTGTTTCTTCACTCTTTTCCCACAGGGTGGACCTCCATGATTTCTTCAGATGGTTGTCATGGCTGAAAACACAGACAGAAACCAGATTGAGAAACTCCTAAGCAGAGTAAAGGATCTGGAGCAGGAGGTGAAAAGACTTAAGAAAGAACAGGCCAACAGTATCAAAGACTCAAACATTAGAGAAAATTCTTTAGGGTCTGGAAAAGCTAAGCGTGCATTTGATTTCAGTGCTCATGGCCGAAGACATGTAGCTCTAAAAATAGCCTACCTAGGCTGGGGATACCAGGGCTTTGCCAGTcaggaaaacacaagcaatacCATTGAAGAGAAACTGTTTGAGGCTTTAACCAAGACTCGACTAgtagaaaacagacaaacatcCAACTATCACCGGTGTGGTCGAACGGACAAAGGAGTTAGTGCCTTTGGTCAGGTAAGGGCCAGTGCCTTGTTTCTTAAAGCAAGTAATAACAGGAAATCCGAGTGTACACACTGAGTCTTGATATCATCTCTGAAATAGTTGCTTTCTCTAATTCCACAGGTGATTTCTTTGGACCTACGTTCTCAGTTTCCAAGGGGCAGGGATTCAGATGATTCTAATTTAAAAGATGAAGCCGATGATGTTGCTAAAGAGATCCGTTATACCCACATTCTCAATCGGGTGCTCCCTGCAGACATCCGAGTATTGGCCTGGGCTCCTGTAGAGCCTAGCTTCAGTGCTAGGTTTAGCTGTCTTGAGCGGACTTACCGTTATTTTTTCCCTCGTGCTGATTTAGATATTGTAACCATGAATTACGCAGCTCAGAAGTATGTTGGCACTCATGATTTCAGAAACTTGTGTAAAATGGATGTGGCCAATGGAGTGATTAATTTTCAGAGGACTATTCTGTCTGCACAAGTACAACTAGTGGCTCAGAGcctgggtgaggagagaaggcaaGAACCTTTCCAGTTATGTCAATTTGAAGTGATTGGCCAGGCATTCCTGTATCATCAAGTTCGGTGTATGATGGCTATCCTCTTTCTGATTGGCCAAGGAATGGAGAAGCCAGATATTATTGATGAATTGCTAAACATAGAGAAAAATCCTCAGAAACCTCAATATAGGTAAGTTAAACCAAACTAGTACATCCTTCATGATTTTGAAAAAACTCAACCACTGATTCTGTCTTCATTAAACTGTATACTTttagaagattttattttatgtgtataggtgtttggtgttttgactgcatgtatgcctgtacaccaaCTTGTGTGCCTGGTAACCACAAAAAAATGTCAGATAttttggaaccagagttacagaatGTTGTGGCctactatgtgggtactgggaattgaacccaggtcctctggaagaatagtcagtgctcttaaccactgagtcatctccccagctcctttcaCAAACTTCTGATTTGAAGAATGTTATGAACATGTAAGAGGGGTGCTTGCTATCTACTAGTTTTCTCATTGTTCTATCCCATTAGTAAGGAAATAGATATTTGGACCAGGCTTCTAATTCCCAGCTTCTGAAACTATAGGAAAGGTAGCAaagaggtttttcttttgtgAACGGGGTGTGGCTAACAGCGACATCAGTAGTTCATTCCTAGGTTGTGAGAATGTCCTGAACAAGTCTGGATAAATAATGTGCTTTAAGTTTTATGGTATGATGGGAAGCCAGTGTCTTCCTTTCTTATCAACCCACATCTTGATAATTTATTGCCTCTTAATACCATGCAAATTGATCattgttctttttccttccttttaagaaGCAGTTATAAAGTTGCTCCAGATTAAGACAGTGGTGTATTCTTAGATGTTCCTAACCATTGACATTAGTAGATCTTCCCTGTCCTCTTAATCTCAACTAAAGCTCAGTATTATAAAAAAGAACTATTGGCTAACTGCTGTGCATTCTCACTTGTTTCTCTTTAGCATGGCTGTTGAATTTCCTCTAGTCTTGTATGACTGTAAATTTGAGAATACCAAATGGATTTATGATCAAGAGGTTCAGGAGTTCAATGTTACCCACCTACAACAGCTATGGGCTAATCATGCTGTTAAGACCCACATGCTGTATAGTATGCTACAAGGACTAGACTCTGTCATGATAACATGTGGGGCAGGAACAAAGATGGATGAAGCAACAGAATGGAGAAACATTAAGCCCTCTGTCATAAAGCAAACTAGTGCTTTTGTAGAAGGAGTGAAAATGCGTACATATAAGCCCCTCATGGATCGCCCTAAATGCCAAGGACTGGAATCCCGGATCCAGCATTTTGTACAGAGAGGACGCATTGATCACCCACATTTACTccacaaggaagaaacaaaggccAAAAGGGACTGTGccgacacagaagaagaaaatactgTTTTAGAGAATCCAACAAAGAAGGTCTGTATAATAGATGCAGAGATTAACAGTACTGTATAATCCCAGCAAGCTAGGGTTTCTACCAGGATCTAAGAAGCAACAATCAGCTAAAATTCTAATGACTGGCTCTTAAAAAGACCTAACAAGTCTTAAACAGTAAAGGGTCTAAATTTTCTCTAATCCCTGTCcaaaagaattttgaaataagAGAAGTAAAAAGCACTTGTGAGCTATATAAGCCTCTGGAAATCTGTGCTTTGTGTTTAAATTCATTAAATCCTGATCCCACAAATATCATTTGTTATTCCAAGGTAAATGTCATAACCACTGATCTGAAAGATCTTTGCCAAAGTGTCTTACTTTCTTATTAAATTCCATCAATTAAAGATTGGATAGATGGGTTTAGTGCCAGATGGCACTAAATCCTAGCCTTTGGGTGGAtgcaggatcaggagttcaaggccagctgggctatAAGAAACTTCtcaacaaccaaacaagaaaaagctTTGAAGTCTGGTAGAAAATACAAGTCCTTTAAGAGTTGGGAATGAACATATACTTAGGATGACTACAGAGTGACAAAAGGTTAAATTTAGGTAAGTCAGTGTGTCACATTCATACATTAGGGGCCACTAAGAAGTTTTAAAAGCCAGAGAATTATGCAGCAAAAGCACTACTAATATTCAGACATACAAAATTCTTGACTCATACCTTAGCAAATGAACTTAAAAATGCCTACTTTAGTAACTGCCCCTGCAATAGTGTTATTCACACTTACTAGACATGTTTATAAAACCCAATCAACCAGTAACTAGTCTGTTCTTCTGTTCAAGACTCAAAACACACAGGGATTAAGGAACTCAAGGACAGTTAGAAACAGTATCCACAGTAATCTGGTGATGTCTAAGTGCTAGAGTCCTGGGGTGGAGTATATAATCACAGACTTGGGGAATTTTAGAAGATAAGTAGTTTGAAAGTGAGGTGATTTGGGCAGAAGTGGTGCAACCTAATAGTAGCTTTTACAACCTAGCAGAGGAGCAGAACAGCATACTAAGAGATTTAGGATTTCTTGTCAATGTAACCGTCTAAAAAGGATTGCTTTGTTCTTTAATTTATACGTCTTaaacatttgtatgtgtgcatcacATGGGTGTCCACAGAAGTTGGAAGAAGGCATCTTAACCTTCTGTGGAGCTGGAattgggcagttgtgagccatccactgggtgctgggatcccaactctggtcctctgatagAGCAGTTTCTTACCTTATTTTGGTTTGCCTTGTCTGGCAATATTTGAgttaacaaaaaggaaaaacctagaaaagaaaaacagaatttaagAAATAGTACCTATTTAAAAAGTCACTTCCAAAGCCCTAAGTAAAAGGTGTTCTACTTCAGAGTCTATAGAAGCAAGACTTCAAGGTTTAGATCAAGAGGTTGCCTGCCTAGGAATCTAAAAGAGAATGGATTCAGTGACCTTATGTTTGGTAGGCAGTCATCAGAGAAGCAAATGAGAAGCCCCCAAATTTATTTTTGCAAAACTACTAAGGTATTATTTATATAAACTCCAAGGTAAGGACTGATGTTGGAAAAACGTAAAGACGGGCTTAAAGTTTACTTTCTACATTTAGAAGGGAGAATTATTTCAATATGTTTTGAAGTTTAATTGAATTTTAGACACTAAAGTCATGAGGATTTTTAATGGCGTGTTTACTAGACATCGTTAAAGTGTTGTTCCTTTGTGTTCAAATTATGTCTCTGACATTTTACCCCTTAAATGTGTTGATGCTTTACAGAGTGAAATGCAAATTTTCATAAGGTCTATAGGTTATGTTCAATTCCTTTGGTTTCTACTAAAACACGACAATCTCACAAGCTAGAGAGTCACACACAAGCTAAACTACCATCTTATATGTTGTGAATAATTATCGTTAATATTGACCAAAATacctattttttcttaaaaaaaaaaaaaaaaaacaaccaaacaaaaaaaccccaaacaacacccccccacccAAAAACCACAACTTAAGCAGTTACCTAGTTACAGCTGAAAGGATTTGGAGGGTGGTATTTTTAACTCTTAAATTCCCGGATGCGGATATAACTGAAATTATGGTGCAATTTAACCTTCAAGTCAAATGACAAACTGCTCTCTAGAAAAACTTACTACCTGGACACACTCGTTAGCGTGCTGATTTCTATTTATTCACGTTCATCAGCACTGCCTATTGAAAAACCTAACAAACCTGAAAGGGCACTGTTAAGAGCCGTTCCTTCAGTTTTACCCGTTATCCTTAAATCCTAAGCAAACGATACGGAGGGCTGGTTGTAGGCAAGAGCCCACGAAAGGTGCAACCCAAACGTGAGACGACTTCCCTGCTCTTAGAACAATGAGGACAGCCGCAGCACCATCTGGCCGTGGGCGTGCCGAGAGCTCCGCTCCTTCCTTCCCCAGGGGACCGGTCCCCAGCCTCCAGATGACTCCAAGGGCTCTGTCAGCTCCAGCGCTCGGCCGGCCTCCGGGCGAAAGTGGCGCACAGTGCACATTGTGACCTGGAGGGACTTGGCGGCCTCTGTCCCGGTGGCCGGCTAAGGACGCCCCAGGCAGCGCACCCCGGGATTTACCTTGAACGCAAGTGCCGGGCCAGGGAGGAGATCGCGAATCCACCCACAGCGGTCCAGGGAAGGGGCTCGGGCCGCCGCCGCACCCTGTCCCAGGACGTGTCTCTCCACCGCCGGGCTGCGCGTACGTCACCAGCCCCtgtcgctgctgctgctgctgctgctgctgctgctgctgctgctgctgcgggtTTAGTCGTCTGGTCGCCACTCACTGCGGACCACCGCTTCCCACTCACGCAGGCGTACAAACCACCCTCGCTCCACGCAGTCGTTAACGGTCGGCCGTTCAAGTTTAAATCCCGGAGCCAGCCCACGCCCTTGGCTCCGCCCACCCGCTCTCTGATTGGCTTAGAGGCCAGACGTCCTCCACGCCTACAGAAAGATTGGTGCACGTTTTCTTTCGGCCCTCCCCCGCGGGCCCGGAAGCGGGGTTTGGGGCGTGGAGCTGAAGTGGGAACCCGCCGGGCAGTGGCGCGGAAGCCTTGGTCTTGGTTCCCCGGGCGTTAGTTTGGCGGAGGGACAAGGGGCTGGTCCTGCTCGGTGCCCCAGCCGCCCGTGGCCGCAGTCGGCGGCGTCGGAGGTGAGCGCAGGGGAAGGTTCTGGGGCGCAGCTGGCCCGGCTCACACGTAGGCCTCCTGTGCAACCCGCTGTACGACGTCTGGACCAATGCCCGCCGCATCTCTCCCGCACGGCGTGCTCTCTCCCAGAATGCGCTGTTATTACCCTCTTTATCCGAGCGTACCCttgacaaaataaaaagtatttaccagacgttttaaaaaaaattttttttgagtatgtgcctgaaaaaaaaaaaaaaaaggaaccccaGTGCTTTGGGAATTGCCGAGGATAAGATTGGAAAAGAGCCTCCCATATTATGTTCAACATTCTGGTCACTGGTATGCATCAAATCTAAAGTGTTTTGGCCAGATCCTCGGTTGTATTTCCCAACACAAATAATCAGATAACACAAATATTAagctcctctttttctttctctctctctctcttttattttttaagacaggatttctctgtgtaacagtcctagctgtcctggaacttgctttgtagaccaggctggcctcgaactcacagagagccacctgagtgctgggattaaaggtgtgtgctaccaccgcccagctctttttcttttctttctttcttttttttttttttttttaagatttatttatttattatgtatacagaagagggcgccagatctcattacagatggttgtgagccaccatgtggttgctgggaattgaactcaggacctctggaagaacagccagtgctcttaacctctgagccatctctccagcccctaaattttatttcttaaaatctaGAATGCGTAACTCTTTATCCTATCTTCTACCTAACTCACTTTTTTTTCAAGGGCCTTCCTTGTTCTACCTCTGAGGcacttgagggttttttttgtttgtttgttttttgttttttaataacatCGAGATAATGGCAGAAGTAgactggggattttttttttttttttagcgacTGCCCCTTGATTGAAACATAACACTACTTTAGTGCATACATTCTTTCCTCAGGAACAAATATCTTGTCTTTATGTTATACTtgtatggatttttctttggtatAGAACCTCCAGTTAACATGTCTCAAACAAGGGtagatgatttatttttttttgcctacTTTTGACATTCAGCTTTATCCCTATCCCTCAAGCTAGGAATGTGCGGTGTAGCTGGCCTTCATCTCAAGATCTCCTTCTCTCCGTCTCCACTAGTATTGCAAATGTTGGCCTGTGCCCACCTGCCGGCAAATGAAGATAAACTTAACCATGGTCCTATGGTTCATACATGACCTTACGTTTCTTTTATTCTAGAAACATCTCCATTTCCCtccttatattttacttttttttttttttaagatttatttattatgtatacagtgttctgtctgcaggccagaagagggcaccagatctctttagagatggttgtgagccaccatgcagttgctgggaattgaactcaggaccccaggaagagcagccagtgctcttagctgctgaaccatctcttcagccccgatACTTTTTAAAGGAGCCCAGTTACAGGCTTCTGATGAATCCCTCTAGTGAGGGTCTTCTTTACCTTTGGACACAGTTCTCTTGTTTGCTCCCCCAAGTAGGTGTAGTTGATTTTAGCCCACAAGCATCTTTATTTATAGACTTCAGTATATTCAACTCATTACATGGTCACGCTTAAGTTGACCAACCCTTATGATATCTTTGCTTACCTTACCCCTTTGTTGACACTTTAGCAATCCTCTTAACGGTGGTTCTCAGAGTATGTCCTCTCTtggtctttttccattttttcttcttgGTCTTCTCAGTCTAGAGGAATAACGGTACAGACAACAGCAGAATGAAGACAAGCAGCGTTCTCTTGTCACCTTGCCTGTTCATTCGCCCCTCGCTCTCGCTCGATTGCTTCTGAATTCTGTAAACTACCTTTGATAGCCACCAGTGATCTCAACAGTCAGCAACTGCAGTTGTCTTGCTCAGTCCTGTATTTGATAGTTTATCCAGTACATATTTATTGGGCACTCGTGCAATTTACTGTGGTATGTTTTGGTGGTTTGATAACTGAATAAAAATCCCAGCAAGTGGGAGACTGAGAATGCAGGATCTTGACTTGGAGgcaagcctgggttacataaggaGACTGTGTCTCAGAACACAAgcggctggagatgtagctcctagtagagcactcacctagcatgtACAGGATTCTGGGTTTAATCCTTGGGACCAAAACCAAAAGACACAACTTATTGTATTTAGGTATAATTGACATTGATGAATCACAAATTAAAATTATGGTCTGTCAGCACTAACGGGTGGCAAATTTTTCATAGAGAACTTCTAATAACAAGGATACACAATATTATGTCACAAACCAGGAAATGGAAGATGAGTgcaaggaggggagggagagatgaaatGAAAGGTATGTTATCGGGAGTGGAAAGGGTATGCAAAGATCTAGGCATATGGGAGTCTTAGCCTTGAGAAACTGAATGAGAACTAGGAAAAAGGTAGACGGTAGAGATGAAATTAAGAGGTCATGGAGGCCAATGGGAGGGATTCTGATTTTATACAAAGAGCTATGGGAAATGGGTGTCTGAAACAGAATTGGGGTGTGCTGTG from Onychomys torridus chromosome 7, mOncTor1.1, whole genome shotgun sequence encodes:
- the Hyls1 gene encoding hydrolethalus syndrome protein 1, with protein sequence MAEKRQPYNVEEAMEQLIRPGGQKWANMDPEERMLAAATAFTHICAGQGEGDIRREAKASQYDPYSKASVTPGKRPALPVQLHYPHIRSRVTSSTVSEASQKCRKPVMKRKVLRRKPDGEVLVTDESIISESESGTESDLDLWNLRHRLMNLQFQEGTESPSDASQKYNLPHEYQGISQEDHQLICYLRREEMGPPVYEQDLIVASRPKSFILPRLDQLSRNRGKIDRVARYFEYKRDWDSMRFPGEDHRKELRWSVRGQMLSRTEPQAKPQHVYVPNNYLVPTEKKRSALRWGVRCDLANGVIPKKLPFPLSPS
- the Pus3 gene encoding tRNA pseudouridine(38/39) synthase, coding for MVVMAENTDRNQIEKLLSRVKDLEQEVKRLKKEQANSIKDSNIRENSLGSGKAKRAFDFSAHGRRHVALKIAYLGWGYQGFASQENTSNTIEEKLFEALTKTRLVENRQTSNYHRCGRTDKGVSAFGQVISLDLRSQFPRGRDSDDSNLKDEADDVAKEIRYTHILNRVLPADIRVLAWAPVEPSFSARFSCLERTYRYFFPRADLDIVTMNYAAQKYVGTHDFRNLCKMDVANGVINFQRTILSAQVQLVAQSLGEERRQEPFQLCQFEVIGQAFLYHQVRCMMAILFLIGQGMEKPDIIDELLNIEKNPQKPQYSMAVEFPLVLYDCKFENTKWIYDQEVQEFNVTHLQQLWANHAVKTHMLYSMLQGLDSVMITCGAGTKMDEATEWRNIKPSVIKQTSAFVEGVKMRTYKPLMDRPKCQGLESRIQHFVQRGRIDHPHLLHKEETKAKRDCADTEEENTVLENPTKKVCIIDAEINSTV